One Synechococcus sp. MU1617 genomic region harbors:
- a CDS encoding fumarate reductase/succinate dehydrogenase flavoprotein subunit — protein MTNGLPDPRIPAGPIADAWRRTREGLPLISPLRKGQMDVLVVGTGLAGASAAATLAQQGYRVTALSFHDSPRRAHSVAAQGGINAARSVAVDGDSVSRLFADTLKGGDFRAREVGCQRLAEISSGIIDQCVAQGVPFAREYGGSLATRSFGGALVSRTFYARGQTGQQLLYGAYQALMRQVELGRVHLLTRRDVLEVITVDGVARGVVARHLLSGELEVHTARSVLLCSGGYSNVYFLSTNALKSNTSAIWRAHRKGALFANPCFTQIHPTCIPSGDVFQSKLTLMSESLRNDGRVWLPKNPGETRQPDAIPEAERDYFLERLYPTYGNMTPRDVASRRARELCNAGRGVGPGGRSVYLDLTDAIKAEGKGAIAARYGNLMTMYERISGDDPYKKPMRIYPAPHYTMGGLWVDYHLMSSIPGLFVLGEANYSEHGANRLGASALMQGLADGYFIAPSTVTAWLAGTPAQDVPTDHPACREALESTRRRISQLLNSDGSTPVDSFHRQLGSVMIDRCGISRHADDLREGLEQVKALEQRFEAEVRVPGEASGPNAELEKALRVKDFFGLAQLMLRDALAREESCGAHFREEHQSDEGEARRDDVNFAHIAAWEHRADGEPIRHSEPLQFTALQPSTRSYK, from the coding sequence ATGACGAACGGACTGCCTGATCCCAGGATTCCCGCTGGTCCGATCGCCGATGCCTGGCGAAGGACCCGCGAAGGACTGCCGCTGATCAGCCCCCTCCGCAAAGGGCAGATGGATGTGCTCGTGGTGGGCACCGGCCTGGCGGGCGCTTCCGCAGCTGCGACTCTGGCCCAACAGGGCTACCGGGTGACGGCGCTCAGCTTCCACGACAGCCCGCGCCGCGCTCACTCGGTAGCGGCCCAGGGGGGCATCAATGCCGCACGTTCTGTGGCGGTGGATGGCGACAGCGTCAGCCGCCTCTTCGCCGACACCCTCAAAGGGGGCGACTTCCGCGCCCGGGAAGTGGGCTGCCAGCGGCTGGCGGAAATCAGCAGCGGCATCATCGATCAATGCGTGGCACAGGGGGTGCCGTTCGCGCGCGAATACGGCGGCAGCCTGGCCACCCGCAGTTTTGGCGGAGCCCTTGTGAGCCGCACCTTCTACGCCCGCGGGCAAACCGGCCAGCAATTGCTCTATGGCGCCTACCAGGCCTTGATGCGCCAGGTGGAGCTGGGCCGCGTTCACCTGCTCACCCGCCGAGACGTGCTCGAAGTGATCACCGTGGATGGGGTCGCCCGCGGTGTGGTGGCGCGCCATCTGCTGAGCGGTGAACTGGAGGTGCACACCGCCCGGTCTGTTTTGCTCTGCAGCGGTGGGTACAGCAACGTCTACTTCCTCTCCACCAATGCCCTGAAGTCGAACACCAGTGCGATCTGGAGGGCCCACCGCAAAGGGGCACTGTTCGCCAATCCCTGCTTCACCCAGATCCATCCCACCTGCATTCCCAGTGGTGATGTCTTCCAGAGCAAGCTGACGCTAATGAGCGAAAGCCTGCGCAACGACGGGCGGGTCTGGCTGCCCAAGAACCCTGGCGAGACACGCCAACCCGATGCGATTCCCGAAGCGGAACGCGACTACTTCCTTGAAAGGCTGTATCCCACCTACGGCAACATGACACCAAGGGATGTTGCCTCCAGGCGGGCCAGAGAACTCTGCAACGCGGGGCGGGGCGTTGGCCCAGGGGGCCGGTCGGTGTACCTCGACCTCACCGATGCGATCAAAGCTGAAGGCAAAGGTGCCATTGCAGCCCGCTACGGAAACCTAATGACGATGTATGAGCGCATCAGCGGAGACGATCCATACAAAAAGCCGATGCGGATCTACCCCGCCCCCCACTACACCATGGGCGGCCTCTGGGTTGACTACCACCTGATGAGTTCGATCCCCGGCCTGTTTGTGCTGGGGGAAGCGAACTACTCCGAACATGGTGCCAACCGCCTCGGCGCCAGCGCTCTGATGCAAGGGCTCGCCGATGGCTACTTCATCGCGCCGTCCACGGTTACGGCCTGGCTGGCTGGCACCCCGGCGCAGGATGTACCCACCGATCACCCTGCTTGCCGCGAGGCATTGGAAAGCACCCGCCGCCGCATCAGCCAATTGCTGAACAGCGATGGCAGCACCCCGGTGGACAGCTTCCATCGCCAGCTAGGCAGCGTGATGATCGACCGCTGCGGCATTAGCCGCCATGCCGATGATCTGCGGGAGGGGCTGGAGCAGGTGAAGGCGCTGGAACAGCGATTCGAGGCCGAAGTTCGGGTGCCCGGCGAGGCCAGCGGCCCCAATGCCGAACTGGAGAAAGCCTTGCGGGTGAAGGACTTCTTCGGGCTAGCTCAGCTGATGCTGCGGGATGCCCTAGCCCGGGAGGAGTCGTGCGGTGCCCACTTCCGCGAGGAACACCAAAGTGACGAGGGCGAAGCACGACGTGATGACGTGAACTTCGCCCATATCGCGGCCTGGGAACACAGGGCAGACGGTGAACCGATCCGCCACAGCGAACCTCTGCAGTTCACCGCGCTGCAACCCAGCACCCGGAGCTACAAATGA
- a CDS encoding bestrophin family ion channel: protein MTQRQRLTPLIGSYGNPAATNQRDYWRVALQLVKRAKWDLGMLVLMSAVLIPLDIHLKDWLLSTKAVAVLGIAMSIFIGFRNTQAISRWWEARTLWGTVVNKSRTWADGLRGLLNEQQWRSSRTQQLVQLQVAIVWQLNFQLRNFWHPDLQLMRQQLLDQLALPADSTVRSLSVQRMMGIQKLAEDQWISERGRNHLLEISDAMTDAVGGLERIRNTPIPPPYDLFVRVINWVFGTQLLLSFESQGSGLTGILLFFGFLIAERIGAYVEGPFDQDGSSFSMPLNTICVGISEDLMPRELDYGRYRPTRNPVFWD from the coding sequence ATGACGCAACGGCAAAGACTCACGCCACTCATCGGCAGCTACGGGAACCCAGCAGCAACGAACCAACGCGACTACTGGCGGGTGGCGTTGCAACTGGTGAAGCGAGCGAAGTGGGATCTGGGGATGTTGGTGCTGATGAGTGCCGTGCTGATCCCACTCGATATTCACCTCAAAGACTGGTTGCTCAGCACGAAGGCAGTGGCGGTATTGGGCATCGCCATGTCGATCTTCATCGGTTTCCGCAACACCCAAGCCATCAGCCGGTGGTGGGAAGCGCGAACACTATGGGGAACGGTTGTGAACAAAAGCCGAACTTGGGCTGACGGCCTGCGCGGGTTGCTCAACGAGCAGCAATGGCGCAGTTCACGAACACAGCAGTTGGTTCAGCTTCAGGTGGCCATCGTTTGGCAATTGAACTTTCAGTTGCGCAACTTCTGGCATCCGGATCTGCAGCTGATGCGACAACAACTGCTGGATCAACTCGCACTGCCAGCCGACAGCACAGTTCGAAGTCTTTCAGTTCAAAGAATGATGGGCATTCAGAAACTGGCCGAGGATCAGTGGATCAGCGAGCGAGGGCGGAACCATTTACTGGAGATCAGTGATGCCATGACCGATGCCGTCGGTGGTCTCGAACGGATCCGCAACACCCCGATTCCACCGCCCTATGACCTCTTTGTTCGGGTGATCAACTGGGTGTTCGGTACCCAACTGCTGCTGTCGTTTGAAAGCCAGGGTTCAGGACTGACTGGAATTCTGCTGTTTTTCGGGTTCCTGATTGCTGAGCGGATCGGGGCCTATGTGGAAGGGCCTTTCGATCAAGACGGCAGCAGCTTTTCGATGCCCCTGAATACGATCTGCGTGGGAATTAGTGAAGACCTGATGCCGAGAGAACTCGACTACGGCAGGTATCGTCCCACCCGGAACCCTGTGTTCTGGGATTGA
- a CDS encoding succinate dehydrogenase cytochrome b subunit, producing MQVPTVMRIGSALSGLLLVLFLVVHLAGLLPALIAPVQFEHYATALHHQPWLPGLEVSLAATTAVHLSFTVAKTLRNRGAGNTAALNSRRGQPLQALASRSKVAAGVVTLGFLALHLQQLRWSRPADGLEREVLQQVLQHPISLVIYAAGSLAIGLHLLHGTEAAHRNLGLLTPANGSSIRSGGRLLASGIGGGFLLISLGLALGGLA from the coding sequence ATGCAGGTGCCAACCGTGATGCGCATTGGATCGGCCCTCAGCGGGTTGCTGCTGGTGCTTTTTCTTGTGGTTCATCTGGCCGGTTTATTGCCGGCCCTGATCGCACCGGTGCAGTTCGAGCATTACGCCACGGCCCTTCATCACCAGCCATGGCTGCCCGGGCTGGAAGTCAGCTTGGCCGCCACCACAGCCGTGCATTTGAGCTTCACCGTCGCCAAAACGCTACGGAATCGGGGTGCTGGAAACACAGCTGCGCTGAACAGCCGTCGCGGTCAACCGCTCCAGGCGCTTGCCAGCCGCAGCAAGGTTGCTGCCGGTGTGGTCACATTGGGATTTCTGGCCCTGCACCTGCAGCAACTGCGCTGGTCACGCCCAGCCGATGGATTGGAACGAGAGGTGCTGCAGCAGGTGCTGCAGCACCCGATCAGCCTGGTGATCTATGCCGCCGGAAGCCTGGCCATCGGCCTGCACCTACTGCATGGCACTGAAGCAGCACACCGCAACCTGGGTCTACTGACCCCGGCTAACGGCTCAAGCATCCGTTCGGGGGGTCGGCTCTTGGCGTCAGGGATCGGTGGAGGCTTCCTGCTGATCAGTCTGGGACTGGCCCTCGGAGGGTTGGCATGA
- a CDS encoding succinate dehydrogenase/fumarate reductase iron-sulfur subunit has protein sequence MKLTLRIWRQSSADQPGDYQSHRLENVSPDLSLLEALDQLNEQLISSGERPVSFEHDCREGICGSCGFLVNGQAHGPRAATSVCQLYLREFSDGEVLTLDPWRAKAFPPIQDLMVDRSAFDRLIAAGGYCSTGTGQAPDGNAMPVGREQATSAFSTATCIGCGACVASCRNASASLFVAAKLAHLGQLPQGQPERARRADAMQRQMEAEGFGSCSSNLECEAVCPQEISADWISWMHRERRS, from the coding sequence ATGAAACTCACCCTGCGCATCTGGCGCCAGAGCAGCGCCGACCAACCCGGTGATTACCAGAGCCATCGGCTGGAGAACGTCTCCCCCGACCTCTCCCTGCTGGAGGCCCTCGATCAGCTCAACGAACAACTGATCAGCTCCGGAGAACGGCCGGTGAGCTTCGAACACGACTGCCGCGAAGGTATCTGCGGCAGCTGCGGCTTCCTGGTGAATGGCCAGGCCCATGGCCCTCGGGCCGCCACATCGGTGTGTCAGCTCTACCTGCGGGAGTTCAGCGATGGCGAGGTGCTGACCCTGGATCCTTGGCGAGCCAAGGCCTTTCCTCCGATCCAGGATCTGATGGTGGACCGCTCCGCCTTTGACCGGCTGATCGCCGCCGGCGGTTACTGCTCAACAGGCACCGGCCAGGCCCCGGACGGCAATGCAATGCCCGTGGGCCGGGAGCAAGCCACCAGCGCCTTCAGCACAGCCACCTGCATCGGTTGTGGCGCCTGCGTCGCGAGCTGCCGTAATGCCTCAGCAAGCCTGTTCGTGGCCGCCAAGCTGGCGCACCTGGGGCAGCTGCCGCAGGGACAACCGGAGCGGGCCCGCCGCGCCGACGCCATGCAACGCCAGATGGAAGCAGAGGGCTTCGGCAGCTGCAGCAGCAACCTCGAATGCGAGGCGGTCTGTCCTCAAGAGATTTCCGCAGACTGGATTAGCTGGATGCACCGGGAACGCAGAAGCTGA